In Chengkuizengella sediminis, one DNA window encodes the following:
- a CDS encoding PucR family transcriptional regulator: MKDQFKLTITDILKRKYFNKASIIAGHTGLNRIVKWVHVVEVTNIRKLLNGQELILSTGLGWQENENLFISYIEQLIEADVSGLCIEMGTYTSKIPNKVVQIANEHHFPIILFLEEVPFVKITQDIHFLLVNHHYIEERRKAEENKWLRDWLDGIHSEEEIRDHLLEHNSEISKLKLQGGVVCIYKYKQDVTTKFDHHYFMMLSRTIFQQQGFIVFATEERNSVILLLVNIRHKHDWKIRIKSGMNNLLNSEFINKQNNLKSNIGVGKFKSQLSLMNECYQSALEAIKIKSRMPSRLDNQFYEELHMYRFILLLNKQSDLRETINEYLKPIIEYDRKHNGKLLETLRVYLACNGSKQETAKRLFIVRQTLYHRLNKLTDLLGKDFMNSDKRLAIEFMLMAYEFLDNPLSPTFIGEV; the protein is encoded by the coding sequence ATGAAAGACCAATTTAAGTTAACAATCACAGATATTTTAAAACGTAAGTATTTCAACAAGGCAAGCATCATTGCAGGACATACTGGATTGAACCGTATTGTGAAATGGGTTCATGTTGTTGAAGTAACTAATATTCGTAAACTATTAAATGGACAAGAATTAATATTATCAACAGGTTTGGGATGGCAAGAAAACGAAAATCTCTTTATATCATATATTGAACAATTAATTGAAGCAGACGTATCAGGTTTATGTATTGAAATGGGAACATACACCTCCAAAATACCTAATAAAGTTGTCCAAATCGCTAACGAACACCATTTTCCTATCATTCTGTTTTTAGAAGAAGTTCCTTTTGTGAAAATCACACAAGACATTCATTTTTTATTGGTAAATCACCACTATATTGAAGAAAGAAGAAAAGCTGAAGAAAATAAATGGTTGAGAGATTGGTTAGACGGTATTCATAGTGAAGAGGAAATACGTGATCATTTACTAGAACATAACTCAGAGATATCTAAGTTAAAATTACAGGGTGGAGTAGTTTGCATTTATAAATATAAACAGGATGTTACTACAAAATTCGATCACCATTATTTTATGATGTTATCTCGAACGATATTTCAACAACAAGGGTTCATCGTGTTTGCAACGGAAGAAAGAAATTCTGTTATATTACTTTTGGTTAATATAAGGCACAAACATGATTGGAAGATTAGAATTAAAAGTGGTATGAATAACTTATTAAATTCTGAATTTATAAATAAACAAAATAATTTAAAATCCAATATTGGTGTAGGTAAATTTAAGAGTCAACTATCTCTCATGAATGAATGTTATCAGTCTGCACTTGAAGCAATAAAAATTAAATCCAGAATGCCAAGTCGTTTAGATAACCAATTTTATGAAGAATTACATATGTATCGTTTTATTTTATTGCTCAATAAACAAAGTGATCTACGGGAAACCATAAATGAATATTTAAAGCCTATTATTGAATATGACCGCAAACACAATGGTAAGTTATTAGAAACACTTAGAGTATATTTAGCTTGCAATGGATCTAAACAAGAAACCGCCAAACGTTTATTTATTGTTAGACAAACCCTGTACCATAGACTGAATAAATTAACAGATTTACTAGGGAAGGATTTTATGAATTCAGATAAACGATTAGCGATTGAATTTATGCTTATGGCATATGAATTTTTAGATAATCCATTATCCCCCACCTTCATAGGGGAGGTTTAG
- a CDS encoding CoA-acylating methylmalonate-semialdehyde dehydrogenase has translation MEVLKEEIGLLKNYINGQWVISDTNEHLEVENPATGRVIAKVPISTKEDVNKAVQAANKAFLTWKDTPVPKRARILFKYHHLLTENHEKLAKLIVQENGKSYKEAYGEVQRGIECVEFASGGPSLLMGETLSGIADGMDSEMFRYPLGVVGGITPFNFPMMVPLWMFPLAIVCGNTFVLKPSERTPILASEIVELFTEAGAPRGVLNMVHGAHDVVNGLLDHEAIEAISFVGSQPVAKYVYGKAASNGKRVQALSGAKNHHTVMPDADMDKAVQHILSSTFGSAGQRCMACSAVVVIGDNEEFIQALKEKADQLIIGNGMDDEVLLTPVIRRSHREKVLNYIKTGLDEGATLLRDGRKDMHDLKEGNFLGATIFDHVTPEMTIAKDEIFAPVLSLLRAENLDVALEYLRKSKYGNGATIYTKDAKAIRQFREEAEAGMLGINVGVPATMAFFPFSGWKDSFYGDLHVNGKDGVNFYTRKKMITSRFDF, from the coding sequence ATGGAAGTGTTGAAAGAAGAAATAGGTTTACTGAAAAACTATATAAATGGGCAGTGGGTGATATCTGACACAAATGAACATTTAGAAGTTGAAAACCCTGCAACAGGGAGAGTAATAGCAAAAGTTCCAATATCAACAAAAGAAGACGTAAATAAAGCAGTTCAAGCAGCAAATAAAGCATTTTTGACTTGGAAAGATACCCCCGTTCCAAAAAGAGCACGTATTCTTTTTAAATATCATCATTTATTAACTGAAAATCATGAAAAACTTGCAAAACTTATCGTTCAAGAAAATGGAAAATCATACAAAGAAGCTTATGGTGAAGTTCAGCGTGGAATTGAGTGTGTTGAATTTGCTTCGGGAGGACCATCACTTTTGATGGGAGAAACATTATCAGGCATTGCAGATGGAATGGACTCAGAGATGTTCAGGTACCCATTGGGAGTTGTAGGAGGGATTACACCTTTTAATTTTCCTATGATGGTTCCGCTGTGGATGTTTCCATTAGCAATCGTTTGTGGGAATACATTTGTATTAAAACCTTCTGAACGAACGCCTATTTTAGCTAGTGAAATTGTAGAATTATTTACGGAAGCAGGGGCTCCTAGAGGTGTATTAAACATGGTACATGGTGCTCATGATGTGGTTAATGGGTTGCTTGATCACGAAGCCATCGAAGCCATTTCATTCGTTGGTTCTCAGCCAGTAGCCAAATATGTTTATGGAAAAGCAGCTTCTAACGGTAAAAGAGTGCAAGCGCTTTCAGGGGCGAAAAATCATCATACTGTCATGCCTGATGCAGATATGGATAAAGCAGTTCAGCATATTCTTTCATCTACATTTGGAAGTGCGGGACAGCGTTGTATGGCATGTAGCGCAGTTGTAGTCATTGGAGATAATGAAGAGTTTATACAAGCATTAAAAGAAAAGGCGGATCAATTAATTATTGGCAATGGAATGGATGATGAAGTGTTATTAACCCCTGTCATACGCAGATCTCATCGTGAAAAAGTTCTAAATTATATTAAAACAGGATTAGATGAAGGTGCCACGTTGCTTCGTGATGGTCGAAAAGATATGCATGATTTGAAGGAAGGGAATTTCCTAGGTGCGACAATTTTTGATCATGTAACACCTGAGATGACAATTGCAAAAGACGAAATTTTTGCACCGGTATTAAGCTTATTAAGAGCAGAGAATTTAGATGTAGCATTAGAATATTTAAGGAAATCAAAATATGGAAACGGAGCAACGATTTATACAAAAGATGCAAAAGCAATCCGCCAATTTCGTGAGGAAGCGGAAGCAGGAATGTTAGGAATCAATGTTGGAGTACCCGCAACGATGGCCTTTTTCCCATTCTCAGGTTGGAAGGATTCGTTTTATGGGGATCTTCATGTGAATGGGAAGGATGGAGTGAACTTTTACACTCGCAAAAAAATGATTACTTCTCGGTTTGATTTTTGA
- a CDS encoding helix-turn-helix transcriptional regulator has translation MKRTDRIMAILISLQQRPETAQSLADKFEVSKRTILRDMQSLSEMGIPLYSTTGPNGGFRLMEGYQLSPLQFDSKEALTILFALQAMTRIPDTPFNQERWTVIDKIKAILPEETLQQIDPILNHVEVEIPNRNYKTPFLMPLLEYTTDAKWLNILYRSKKHNRWSQIVPIRIYTAHGFWYSEAYSNHHQEVRTFRVDRIDQIEVIQSKDLNLPNLPNKNSKETKLTEPSIRVIVKLTYQGALMTEQDPHIGHLVKNVTEDAWEIDYMCPTTEWDYSVQYFFSLGLNAEVIEPESMKNEIYKLASEMCLRYQNK, from the coding sequence TTGAAAAGGACCGATAGAATCATGGCTATTCTCATCTCATTACAGCAACGACCTGAAACGGCTCAGTCATTAGCTGATAAATTTGAGGTATCAAAAAGAACCATTTTACGAGATATGCAGTCACTTTCTGAGATGGGAATTCCATTATATTCAACAACTGGTCCAAATGGTGGTTTTCGTCTGATGGAGGGTTATCAATTATCCCCACTACAGTTCGATTCCAAAGAGGCTTTAACGATTCTCTTTGCACTCCAAGCTATGACGAGAATACCTGACACACCATTTAACCAAGAAAGGTGGACAGTAATTGATAAAATCAAAGCTATATTACCTGAAGAGACATTACAACAAATAGATCCAATACTTAATCATGTAGAAGTAGAAATTCCAAATAGGAACTATAAAACCCCCTTTCTAATGCCTTTATTGGAATACACTACAGACGCTAAATGGCTCAACATCCTATATCGTTCAAAAAAACATAATCGGTGGTCACAAATCGTTCCCATAAGAATTTATACTGCTCATGGATTTTGGTACAGCGAAGCCTATTCTAATCATCATCAAGAAGTAAGAACCTTTAGAGTAGATCGTATAGATCAAATTGAAGTGATTCAATCTAAGGATCTAAATCTACCTAATCTACCTAATAAAAATTCAAAAGAAACAAAACTAACGGAACCTTCGATACGTGTCATAGTAAAGTTAACTTATCAAGGTGCATTAATGACAGAACAAGACCCTCATATCGGACATCTTGTTAAAAATGTTACTGAAGATGCATGGGAAATTGATTATATGTGTCCCACCACAGAGTGGGATTATTCAGTGCAATACTTCTTCTCCCTTGGCTTAAACGCTGAAGTGATAGAACCAGAATCAATGAAAAATGAGATTTATAAACTTGCGAGTGAAATGTGTTTGCGTTATCAAAATAAATAA
- a CDS encoding VOC family protein, producing the protein MKLKKFTSNFIIEDLRTSIEYYRDLLGFNLEMVVDDNQITTKELDGDKKYVFAIMSKDDLQIMFQTPDSIAEDVPAFKEVPKGISACFYLEVEGLTNFYQEVREKVEIVKDLYTTWYGMQEFHIKDCNGNFLGFAEKAE; encoded by the coding sequence ATGAAATTAAAAAAATTTACGTCAAACTTTATTATTGAGGATTTGAGAACATCCATAGAGTATTACCGTGATTTATTAGGGTTTAACTTAGAAATGGTCGTAGATGATAACCAAATTACGACGAAAGAATTGGATGGAGATAAAAAATATGTTTTTGCGATTATGAGTAAAGATGATTTACAAATCATGTTCCAGACACCAGACAGTATTGCTGAGGATGTACCCGCTTTTAAGGAAGTTCCAAAGGGTATTTCTGCATGTTTTTATTTAGAAGTAGAGGGGTTAACAAATTTTTATCAAGAAGTCCGTGAAAAAGTTGAAATTGTGAAAGATTTATATACTACTTGGTATGGAATGCAGGAGTTCCATATCAAAGATTGTAACGGAAACTTCTTAGGGTTTGCTGAAAAAGCTGAGTAA
- a CDS encoding GNAT family N-acetyltransferase has translation MNNNFFEELSLNQWPAIQTMHYDGWTLRFTNGYTKRANSIHPLHHSTYDLNHKIKECEHIYSHHKLNTSFKITPFSQPDHLDEMLHERGYSLIDPTSVQVVSLNNIKAPTLTNVELYEQINDDWIDHFCKMNTLSYSHKDTMKKMFLNIITKKCFLSLYHKNQIVACGLGVIERDYIGLYDIITDSKSRNQGFGEQLILNLLKWGKNNGAKYSYLAVVLNNKPALKLYSKIGYTEAYQYWYRVK, from the coding sequence TTGAATAACAATTTTTTTGAGGAATTATCTTTAAACCAGTGGCCTGCTATACAAACGATGCACTATGATGGATGGACTTTACGTTTTACAAATGGATATACAAAACGTGCAAACTCCATTCATCCGCTCCATCACTCAACGTACGACTTAAATCACAAAATTAAAGAATGCGAACATATTTATTCACATCACAAATTGAATACATCATTTAAAATCACTCCTTTTTCACAACCAGATCATTTAGATGAAATGTTACATGAAAGAGGATATTCTCTAATTGATCCTACAAGTGTTCAAGTTGTAAGTCTAAATAATATAAAAGCTCCAACTCTAACCAATGTTGAACTATATGAACAAATAAATGATGATTGGATTGATCACTTCTGTAAAATGAATACATTAAGTTATAGTCATAAGGATACGATGAAAAAAATGTTTTTAAATATAATCACTAAAAAGTGCTTTCTTTCTTTATATCATAAAAATCAAATAGTAGCCTGTGGTCTTGGGGTAATTGAAAGAGATTATATAGGCTTATATGATATTATTACTGACTCTAAATCTAGAAACCAAGGGTTTGGAGAACAACTAATTTTAAATCTATTAAAATGGGGTAAAAATAACGGTGCAAAGTATAGTTATTTAGCAGTTGTTTTAAACAATAAACCTGCATTGAAGCTGTATTCCAAAATTGGTTATACAGAAGCTTACCAGTATTGGTATAGAGTCAAATAA
- a CDS encoding serine hydrolase domain-containing protein, producing the protein MRRSSCIAGFDWPEFGEWNSFAPMVYSNDIVKYVIDRDLVDDPGMKMNYNSGCSHILTAILQQSTGLKASAFAEKYLFHPLGIKYHWYEDNKGVNRGADGLRLTPYDMVKFGQLYLQEGVWNSRQVVPVEWIKKSTEPYYLTYKSIGHYSYHWWLRTINPNNSELSSDNRLLFALGYGGQYICIIPKFNTVVVFTSEMYNDSLKPLEYIEKYMIKILVNV; encoded by the coding sequence ATGAGAAGGTCATCATGCATAGCTGGATTTGATTGGCCAGAATTTGGTGAATGGAATAGTTTTGCTCCAATGGTTTATAGTAATGACATTGTGAAGTATGTTATTGATAGAGACCTTGTTGATGACCCAGGCATGAAAATGAACTATAATTCAGGATGCTCTCATATCCTAACCGCTATATTGCAACAATCAACAGGTTTAAAAGCATCTGCTTTTGCTGAAAAATATTTATTTCATCCGCTTGGGATTAAATATCATTGGTATGAAGACAACAAAGGGGTCAATCGTGGTGCAGATGGCCTTCGATTAACTCCATATGATATGGTGAAATTTGGTCAATTGTATTTACAGGAAGGAGTTTGGAATTCCAGACAAGTAGTACCTGTAGAATGGATAAAGAAATCAACAGAGCCATATTACCTTACGTATAAATCTATTGGTCACTATTCATATCATTGGTGGTTGAGAACAATAAATCCCAATAATAGTGAATTATCATCTGATAATCGTTTGCTATTTGCGCTGGGATATGGAGGTCAATATATTTGTATTATTCCCAAGTTTAATACAGTTGTAGTATTCACTAGTGAAATGTACAATGATTCTTTAAAACCACTAGAATATATTGAAAAGTATATGATCAAGATACTGGTTAACGTATAA
- a CDS encoding aspartate aminotransferase family protein produces MSEINQRSEMTKKDEQYVWHSMKPYNPEATSVIKKAKGSWITDDAGKTYLDAMAGLWCVNVGYGRQELAEAAYEQLNNLAYYPLTQSHEPAVKLAEKLNEMLNEEYVVFFSNSGSEANEVAFKIARQYHQQNGEHSRYKFISRYRAYHGNTAGSLAATGQAQRKYKYEPLAPGFIHVAPPDTYRMNETTNDPSELQSVKAIDHTMTWELSETVAGMIMEPIITGGGVLMPPQNYMKGVKKVCEKHGALLIVDEVICGFGRTGEAFGFMNYGVKPDIITMAKGITSAYLPLSATAVKREIYEAFTGSEEYDYFRHVNTFGGNPTACALALKNLEIMEKEKLFDRSKEVGSRLLNDLQSLLQHHPNVGDVRGKGLLIGIELVSDKETKEPIEARLVNQVIGICKENGLIIGKNGATVAGYNNVITLSPPLSIEKEDVEFLIKTLVDALEKVKQ; encoded by the coding sequence TTGTCTGAAATAAATCAACGATCTGAAATGACAAAAAAAGATGAGCAGTATGTTTGGCATTCAATGAAACCTTATAATCCAGAAGCTACTTCGGTGATCAAAAAAGCGAAAGGATCTTGGATTACGGATGATGCAGGAAAAACATATTTAGATGCAATGGCAGGTTTATGGTGTGTAAATGTAGGATATGGTCGACAAGAATTAGCAGAAGCGGCTTATGAGCAGTTAAACAATTTAGCATATTATCCGCTTACACAAAGCCATGAACCTGCAGTAAAACTAGCTGAAAAACTTAATGAAATGTTAAATGAAGAATATGTTGTTTTTTTCTCTAATAGTGGTTCAGAAGCAAACGAAGTTGCTTTTAAAATCGCTCGTCAATATCATCAACAGAATGGAGAACACTCACGTTATAAATTTATTTCAAGATATCGTGCTTATCATGGTAATACAGCGGGTTCACTTGCAGCTACAGGTCAGGCTCAACGTAAGTACAAATATGAACCATTAGCACCAGGATTCATTCATGTTGCACCACCTGACACCTATCGTATGAATGAAACAACTAACGATCCAAGTGAGTTACAGTCAGTTAAAGCCATAGATCATACGATGACGTGGGAATTAAGTGAAACAGTAGCTGGGATGATCATGGAACCGATCATTACTGGTGGAGGAGTACTCATGCCTCCTCAAAATTATATGAAAGGTGTAAAAAAAGTTTGTGAAAAACACGGTGCACTTCTAATTGTTGACGAAGTTATCTGTGGATTTGGCAGAACAGGAGAGGCATTTGGGTTTATGAATTATGGTGTGAAACCAGATATCATAACGATGGCTAAAGGGATTACTAGCGCTTACTTACCTTTATCAGCAACTGCTGTTAAAAGGGAGATATATGAAGCTTTTACAGGTTCAGAAGAATATGATTATTTTCGCCATGTGAACACGTTTGGTGGAAATCCAACCGCCTGTGCACTTGCACTTAAAAACCTTGAAATCATGGAAAAAGAAAAATTATTTGATCGTTCAAAGGAAGTTGGCAGCCGTTTATTGAATGATCTTCAAAGCTTATTACAGCATCATCCAAATGTAGGAGATGTTCGAGGAAAGGGACTATTGATAGGAATAGAACTAGTGTCAGACAAAGAGACAAAAGAACCAATTGAAGCTAGGTTAGTTAATCAAGTGATCGGTATTTGTAAGGAAAATGGTTTAATTATAGGTAAAAATGGTGCTACTGTTGCTGGATATAATAATGTCATTACATTGTCTCCACCTCTATCAATTGAAAAAGAAGATGTTGAATTTCTTATAAAAACTTTAGTAGATGCTTTGGAAAAAGTGAAACAGTAG
- a CDS encoding DUF2533 family protein, producing the protein MDTREALTAHTNKLHQHLVQFQKLDLLREEAIEEAVQLCREDKPFSTNKINHWTEKINEHAKQGISPTRVYVNEDMVKEFVDKK; encoded by the coding sequence ATGGACACAAGAGAAGCCTTAACTGCACATACGAATAAACTACATCAACATCTTGTACAATTTCAAAAATTGGATTTACTAAGAGAGGAAGCAATTGAAGAAGCCGTTCAATTGTGTAGAGAGGACAAACCTTTTTCTACCAACAAAATCAATCACTGGACTGAGAAAATTAACGAACATGCTAAACAAGGTATATCACCCACTCGTGTATATGTGAATGAAGATATGGTAAAAGAATTTGTAGATAAAAAATGA